A window of the Trichoderma asperellum chromosome 6, complete sequence genome harbors these coding sequences:
- the SET2 gene encoding histone methyltransferase set2 (BUSCO:EOG092D0YSG): MEDEENTTSRMEKVKLEDAVENGAHLESAARGSTSTPKLRNSETPSPSSMDGTKSQSESVGTPSSTTRPARLSRKSSQKPPAREVPLYSHLPSVTEESCTTFQVIPDCLYGSRNLGSTDNDSLDCDCREEWRDGENFACGEESDCINRATKMECSANAGNCGGGCQNRRFQRKQYADVTVIKTEKKGFGLRTNAMLEPNDFIYEYIGEVINEPTFRRRMLQYDEEGIKHFYFMSLNKNEFVDATKKGNLGRFCNHSCNPNCFVDKWVVGDKLRMGIFALRKIQAGEELVFNYNVDRYGAEPQPCYCGETNCVGFIGGKTQTERATKLPTATVEALGIDATDGWDTQVPKKPRKKRPDEDDEEYVNSIQPRSLDDDDARKVMATLMQCKEKWIAVKLLERIQRCDEERVIHSVMRMHAYQILKTTLNTFIDDRNVVLQILAILDKFPRLTRNKIQDSNIEATIQTLSQSEHEDVSSQSKKLLEEWSKLEVAYRIRRRKVDPNAPTQNIFEERRGQAREEEAAAAAGSQSTPKTASPRPIDAPKGPRSNVPQRNNSYFNNGHRQRRPFHNALPVGWFAAKDANGNTYFYNKQGKSTWERPTQPAAEQTPKAPSKAIQEQLLIQSIIDKVTKEGTPKQPASQTPAPAEASPKEPRKEKWRALPIEKQMKLYEHTVYPPVKHVLDKFRHKLPKEELKRLGKDVAKKLVASDYKNNRVSDPAAPLTEKQERNIKKYVKDFLDRAVAKYEAHHRKRTSETAKKSAGGEQATNGKPASGADKPGESPDSSQEREATAEDIVLSDMEEESPDGAADRKRKRDAEVAVASVDSPLDGPEMKRLKEDDPDGATPPPPPPPPPENPGAARTEEAQALLEQEEALVRENEEAQRLDEEEQARKKAVARPNSDDPAGQQTSMDEHGNALQKELLSH; this comes from the exons atggaggatgaagagaacACAACGAGCAGAATGGAGAAGGTGAAGCTCGAGGATGCCGTCGAGAATGGCGCGCACTTGGAATCTGCCGCGAGAGGCTCTACCTCAACCCCAAAGCTTCGGAATAGCGAAACCCCCTCGCCAAGCTCCATGGACGGCACGAAATCGCAGAGCGAAAGCGTCGGCACCCCCAGCTCAACCACCAGGCCTGCGCGGTTGTCGCGCAAGTCGTCACAGAAGCCGCCCGCTCGCGAGGTCCCGCTATACTCCCACCTCCCAAGCGTAACCGAGGAATCATGCACAACTTTCCAGGTTATCCCCGACTGTCTCTATGGATCGAGGAATTTGGGCTCGACCGACAACGACTCCCTGGACTGCGACTGCAGAGAAGAATGGC GGGATGGCGAAAATTTTGCTTGTGGCGAGGAGTCGGACTGCATCAACCGTGCGACCAAGATGGAGTGTAGCGCTAATGCAGGAAACTGTGGCGGCGGTTGCCAGAATCGGCGCTTTCAGCGCAAGCAGTATGCAGACGTGACGGTAATCAAGAccgagaagaagggctttgGCCTTCGCACCAATGCGATGCTCGAGCCAAATGATTTCATCTACGAGTATATTGGAGAGGTCATCAATGAACCCACATTTCGGCGGCGGATGCTTCAGTATGACGAGGAGGGCATCAAGCACTTCTATTTCATGTCGCTCAACAAAAACGAATTCGTAGACGCCACGAAAAAGGGAAACCTAGGCCGATTTTGCAATCATTCGTGCAATCCCAACTGTTTTGTTGACAAATGGGTCGTCGGCGACAAGCTTCGCATGGGAATTTTTGCTCTGCGTAAGATCCAGGCGGGCGAAGAGCTTGTATTCAATTACAATGTCGATCGCTACGGCGCGGAGCCTCAGCCCTGTTATTGCGGAGAAACGAACTGCGTTGGCTTCATTGGAGGGAAAACGCAGACGGAGCGCGCCACCAAACTACCTACTGCCACCGTCGAGGCTCTGGGTATCGATGCTACCGACGGCTGGGATACCCAGGTACCCAAGAAGCCCCGGAAGAAGCGTcccgatgaggatgacgaggagtATGTCAACAGCATACAGCCCCGAAGcttggatgatgacgatgctcGCAAGGTCATGGCTACGTTGATGCAGTGCAAGGAGAAGTGGATTGCGGttaagctgctggagcgaATACAACGCTGTGACGAAGAGCGCGTCATTCACTCCGTGATGCGCATGCACGCATACCAAATCCTCAAAACAACTCTCAACACATTCATCGACGATCGCAACGTGGTCTTACAGATTTTGGCCATCTTGGACAAATTCCCACGATTAACAAGGAACAAGATCCAAGACTCCAATATTGAGGCGACAATCCAGACCCTATCTCAGTCCGAGCATGAAGATGTCTCCTCCCAGTCCAAGAAACTGCTGGAAGAATGGAGTAAACTCGAGGTCGCCTATCGAATACGACGGCGCAAGGTTGATCCCAACGCACCGACACAAAACATCTTCGAAGAGCGAAGAGGGCAGGCTCgggaagaggaggcagcggcggcagcgggcTCTCAGTCGACCCCCAAGACCGCCTCTCCGCGACCCATTGACGCTCCCAAGGGACCGCGAAGCAATGTGCCACAAAGGAATAACTCATATTTCAACAATGGCCATCGTCAACGTAGACCGTTTCACAATGCCCTGCCTGTAGGGTGGTTTGCCGCCAAGGATGCGAATGGTAACACGTATTTCTATAACAAGCAGGGCAAGTCAACTTGGGAGCGGCCAACGCAGCCGGCTGCGGAGCAGACACCAAAAGCCCCATCCAAGGCCATccaagagcagcttctcattCAAAGCATTATTGACAAGGTAACCAAAGAGGGCACACCCAAGCAGCCTGCTTCACAGACTCCGGCACCAGCCGAAGCCTCTCCAAAGGAGCCCAGGAAGGAAAAGTGGCGGGCTCTGCCGATCGAGAAGCAAATGAAACTCTACGAACACACA GTATATCCTCCTGTGAAGCACGTATTAGACAAATTTCGGCATAAGCTTCCCAAGGAAGAACTGAAGAGGCTTGGAAAGGATGTTGCAAAGAAGCTGGTTGCATCTGATTACAAGAATAACCGCGTTAGTGACCCTGCTGCGCCTCTCACCGAAAAGCAAGAGCGAAACATCAAAAAATACGTCAAGGACTTTTTGGACCGTGCAGTTGCCAAGTATGAAGCACACCATAGAAAGAGGACGTCTGAGACCGCCAAGAAGAGCGCGGGCGGCGAGCAGGCTACTAATGGCAAGCCGGCCTCTGGAGCAGACAAGCCTGGTGAAAGCCCAGACTCTTctcaagagagagaagctacTGCAGAGGATATTGTTCTTAGTGATATGGAAGAAGAGTCGCCTGACGGCGCTGCTGACCGTAAACGGAAGCGAGATGCTGAGGTTGCTGTGGCCTCTGTAGACTCGCCACTAGATGGACCTgagatgaagagattgaAAGAGGATGACCCAGATGGGGCTACtcccccgccgccgccgccgcctcctccagagAACCCTGGTGCAGCCCGCACAGAGGAGGCGCAGGCTTTGcttgagcaagaagaggccTTGGTACGAGAGAATGAGGAGGCACAGAggcttgatgaagaagagcaagcccGGAAGAAGGCCGTGGCCCGGCCAAACTCAGATGACCCAGCCGGACAACAGACGTCTATGGACGAACATGGCAACGCCCTACAAAAAGAACTGTTAAGCcattaa
- a CDS encoding uncharacterized protein (EggNog:ENOG41~TransMembrane:4 (i20-43o66-91i103-123o173-199i)): MANTAKLARKRFKHLSSHLLIYFVLSWSVANFVLVLFSTVAWITARIRVVNGPCNNQGVGCDFTRWGFYLFTAISAAISSTTAALMALNTLLRPRNSTLDPVWVFRGVFFTLIPLMTMVYIGWSTPDKPPSILKFPRQLDCLEVGGQDQLPLRGIGGAFILELIDPWKETAPAFVVIHINLFLGALLAGYSTAVCHAIVPLHSHNPASEIRPNKGLVLPPVA, encoded by the exons ATGGCAAACACCGCAAAACTCGCTCGAAAGCGCTTCAAACATCTCTCCAGCCACCTCCTCATCTACTTCGTCCTCTCCTGGTCCGTAGCCaacttcgtcctcgtcctcttctccacCGTCGCCTGGATCACCGCCCGCATCCGCGTCGTCAACGGGCCCTGCAACAATCAAGGCGTCGGCTGCGACTTCACCCGCTGGGGGTTCTACCTCTTCACCGCAATCAGCGCTGCCATCAGCTCCACCACTGCCGCCCTCATGGCCCTCAACACGCTCTTGCGACCTCGGAACTCTACTCTCGACCCTGTATGGGTCTTTCGCGGCGTCTTCTTCACGCTGATTCCCCTCATGACCATGGTGTACATTGGCTGGAGCACCCCGGACAAGCCTCCTAGCATTCTCAAGTTCCCCCGTCAACTGGACTGTCTCGAAGTAGGTGGCCAAGATCAGCTTCCACTTCGTGGTATTGGCGGTGCCTTTATCTTAGAATTGATAGACCCCTGGAAGGAGACGGCTCCGGCATTCGTCGTGATTCATATCAACTT ATTTCTTGGTGCCCTACTCGCCGGATACTCTACCGCAGTCTGCCACGCTATCGTACCTCTACACTCCCATAATCCTGCTTCTGAAATTCGTCCAAATAAAGGTCTCGTTCTTCCGCCAGTTGCATGA
- a CDS encoding uncharacterized protein (EggNog:ENOG41), with amino-acid sequence MASRSGSESNSYPRLPRVENEQLIPALSPPLPPQRTLNSPRSRENVPAPPRTLSRNLHWSSYAAARRAERIRNLNEQAERRAEERERQLERLTGISLRRYPQPRSFAGAQTPNIEELGRSLSRANSGLRALLDQPDPTLASLPQPLRPHEFSDDNRRNKRRKLDSDRMGSGGPKAFRYGRYGQVDPGQLRMEIVSCDGGMFSNHSSYAAENILRDDNSVYCTKGNRCNIILQHQGGTVFTLQELIIKAPCATNFSHPVREGMIFITMDHDDVLNRTAQYQIQYGQTARDRARTGEANNALILEQEPRHIISIQHHDDGTTSTRARRSYVYRTDDDEGRPDMPEEFSREMAGFRVTTECSDEEDDDEDGYDGARLHRTPNRIGSLPFENLESDVDDIILPFSPRDPSDEPLLHHSRRHNIIHRPRGRDYDHDQDQDHDLVNAPSASLSEALDAHANATQEAVRAVGLGSLLSPHARFYIEKKKSKCTIKFEPPVSGRYILLKMWSSSHDPGSNIDVQSVITQGFAGPRYFPSIELR; translated from the exons ATGGCGTCAAGATCGGGCTCGGAATCGAATTCCTATCCACGGCTGCCTCGAGTCGAAAACGAACAGCTCATACCGGCCTTGTCCCCGCCACTGCCGCCTCAACGGACTCTAAACTCCCCTCGCAGTCGCGAGAATGTGCCTGCACCGCCCCGTACGCTGTCCCGTAATCTTCACTGGTCGTCATACGCTGCAGCCCGGAGAGCCGAGCGGATTCGAAACCTTAACGAACAGGCGGAACGTCGCGCCGAGGAGAGGGAGCGCCAGCTAGAGCGCCTTACAGGAATTTCGCTACGACGCTACCCTCAGCCGCGTAGTTTCGCGGGCGCCCAGACGCCCAACATTGAAGAGCTGGGTCGATCCCTCAGTCGAGCAAATTCCGGTCTGAGAGCACTATTGGATCAGCCAGATCCCACTCTTGCTTCGCTCCCCCAGCCCCTCCGTCCGCATGAATTCTCAGACGACAACCGCCGGAATAAACGCCGGAAACTGGACTCGGACAGAATGGGGTCCGGCGGCCCCAAGGCCTTTCGCTATGGCAGGTATGGGCAGGTAGACCCAGGTCAGCTGCGGATGGAGATTGTGAGCTGCGACGGAGGCATGTTTTCGAACCATTCGTCGTACGCGGCTGAGAACATCCTCAGAGACGACAATTCAGTATACTGCACCAAGGGGAACAGGTGCAATATCATTCTGCAGCATCAGGGCGGAACAGTATTCACACTACAAGAGCTGATTATCAAGGCACCCTGCGCCACCAACTTTTCGCATCC TGTTCGCGAGGGCATGATTTTCATCACCATGGACCACGACGATGTACTGAATCGAACGGCCCAATACCAAATCCAGTACGGCCAAACAGCTAGAGACCGGGCACGAACGGGAGAGGCGAATAATGCGCTGATTCTTGAGCAAGAGCCTCGTCATATTATTTCTATCCAGCACCATGACGATGGCACCACAAGCACAAGGGCCAGGAGATCTTACGTTTATCGGaccgatgacgatgagggtCGACCCGACATGCCTGAGGAATTTAGTAGGGAGATGGCTGGTTTCCGCGTTACTACGGAATgcagcgatgaagaagatgacgatgaagatggctaTGATGGGGCGCGGCTTCACCGGACCCCGAATCGCATTGGCTCTCTGCCCTTTGAGAATCTGGAGTCTGACGTAGACGATATTATCCTGCCCTTCAGCCCCCGAGATCCCTCAGAcgagcctcttcttcatcacagCCGTCGACATAACATTATTCATCGACCTAGAGGTAGAGATTACGACCACGACCAAGACCAGGATCATGATCTAGTCAATGCGCCAagcgcctctctctctgagGCACTAGATGCGCATGCCAACGCCACGCAAGAAGCCGTCCGTGCCGTCGGTCTCGGCAGCTTACTTTCTCCTCACGCGCGGTTTTAtatcgagaagaagaagagcaagtgcACCATCAAGTTTGAGCCACCTGTTTCTGGCCGCTACATCCTTCTCAAAATGTGGAGCTCCTCTCACGACCCAGGGAGCAATATTGATGTTCAGTCCGTTATCACCCAAGGCTTTGCGGGACCGAGATATTTCCCCTCCATTGAGctacgatga
- a CDS encoding uncharacterized protein (EggNog:ENOG41): MGSSTATPGQGYEQTQTPPLSPSLSLALDSPSTPRATPSARPNPRLVVDRRDALFNVGPASPPKQQSPLRQSTSISYQDCAGRPDLSQFVKPRHNPKLQRGHSRSRSDFSSNTTSSNIPLRAGQAPGAQSASPSTDSSHSENQSPTFATRRTSFGEVGQDRRVTNHSDCNRSNTASPSSPRNSTLSFIASKMPAIKALAPAPVVVPQNDELIGLNIETSLFPKGNPPDGQTFSPAAFMNLQQTATGLLKKYQTAYKRQATTIQEMIAEKEAIDDEKAEADTRTRHLKMQLEGMAQKLAETESEMQTLMEELNKEKRLRMEERAAARDKFLTPSEGSISEDLCVEEDQQRRRGWRRSGETSKTDFSFETDEDSVEAASIFSRPRSPTNTALSIISDVEGPAPPGPPSRTSTFGANRPVRNSQPPQLTTFQKLFKIDPDRDIKGCRNCQGQDASIAWDTVGLLKAENKTLKERVSELEEAVEEVLDVVNGVGQ, from the coding sequence ATGGGCAGCTCGACAGCAACCCCCGGCCAGGGGTATGAGCAGACTCAAACTCCTCCTCTCTCACCGAGCTTAAGCTTGGCCCTAGACTCCCCATCGACACCTCGAGCAACCCCAAGCGCTCGTCCCAATCCTCGCCTCGTCGTCGACCGAAGAGACGCCCTGTTCAATGTGGGACCTGCATCTCCTCCGAAACAACAATCTCCTCTCCGTCAATCTACCAGCATCTCCTATCAAGACTGCGCTGGACGTCCAGACTTGTCGCAATTTGTGAAGCCGAGGCATAATCCCAAGCTTCAGAGAGGCCACTCGAGGTCGAGATCAGACTTTTCCAGCAATACCACCAGTAGCAACATTCCTTTACGAGCAGGGCAAGCCCCCGGAGCGCAATCAGCATCACCGTCGACAGACTCTTCGCATTCCGAGAATCAAAGTCCGACTTTTGCGACGCGTCGCACCTCTTTTGGAGAAGTCGGTCAAGATAGACGCGTGACGAACCATAGCGATTGCAACAGGTCCAATACCGCTTCTCCTTCGTCTCCTCGCAACTCAACGCTCTCCTTCATCGCCTCCAAGATGCCGGCCATCAAAGCCCTCGCCCCTGCGCCCGTCGTGGTGCCGCAAAACGACGAGCTCATCGGTCTCAATATCGAAACGTCGCTCTTCCCCAAAGGCAACCCTCCGGACGGGCAAACTTTTTCACCCGCAGCCTTTATGAATCTGCAGCAGACGGCAACTGGCCTTCTCAAGAAATACCAAACCGCCTATAAGCGCCAGGCCACCACGATCCAGGAAATGATAGCCGAAAAGGAGGCTATTGATGACGAGAAAGCCGAAGCCGACACCAGAACGCGGCATCTCAAGATGCAGCTCGAGGGCATGGCTCAGAAGCTAGCGGAGACCGAGAGCGAGATGCAGACGCTAATGGAAGAActaaacaaagagaagagactgaGAATGGAAGAGCGAGCAGCTGCGAGAGACAAATTTTTGACGCCATCCGAAGGATCGATATCGGAAGACCTCTGCGTCGAAGAAGACCAACAACGCAGACGCGGATGGAGGCGAAGCGGTGAGACCTCCAAGACCGATTTCAGTTTCGAGACGGACGAAGATAGCGTCGAAGccgccagcatcttctctcGTCCTCGCAGTCCTACCAACACGGCGCTAAGCATCATCTCGGACGTAGAGGGTCCCGCGCCGCCCGGACCCCCTTCACGGACATCAACATTTGGAGCAAACCGACCAGTCCGCAACTCCCAACCGCCACAGCTGACCACTTTCCAGAAGCTGTTCAAGATAGATCCCGATAGGGATATCAAGGGATGTCGCAACTGCCAGGGCCAAGACGCCAGCATCGCCTGGGACACCGTGGGCCTCCTGAAAGCCGAAAACAAGACTCTCAAGGAGAGAGTCAGCGAGCTGGAAGAGGCTGTCGAAGAGGTCCTAGACGTCGTCAACGGCGTTGGGCAATAG
- a CDS encoding uncharacterized protein (EggNog:ENOG41) encodes MATENESPAREPATRGRGRGGRGGRAGRGRGGGRGGASSTSGVSKANFNKAGRGGTRRGRAKSFTDSRVQAAYERQRDLKATYQAVAHALKPALQELADRSIEELLQKSDGHRFAPEHWPVVLELNQRLAKKLDLFNRQLEANLSLAEGTYSAEQYVLKQEFENGLEDVTERFDDSQANRLRILSTLISKDLPVDVRDDQYEYKVITDKSLDDDFGIYECYKDGHLVPYPSRVEGTDMWQRARDAEAAAATAAAASSSGSRGGRGRGRGSNKRRAQDQPEGQPTPKKSTRSNFDSQLLQAAPIAPAKGLLATEIEAHIEGAPAEEESAPASPEPVSMPNGATSSAVVKFNGRLSAREKSPPLPKNIGEPDEHGCRTYNQRPSMKDKGLSSRLLAPRLFSFDEWDIGFRDSSNDSTKGHTRAKRGKYLDTPNSNGMHFDYWCNGYDYSNTRESDFDLALVKKHGVHPKYGIFLPTSTNEQGPSTPFVMPGKPVVYIAEPSGRISHASRSYQRTVNNRRVVDAPVRVKMSATMRRFCKINGIPLEDVAISEYMPTDEELRDRSLGTAALELESKPEIEEASSTTDEQPVVSEEETAEPTQGGLAALSVLTYATAFVEAEEITRAVPPAPKPAPKPARYDAIRDVFTDSKPEQAPAPDTHSLSLNFLAELCNVETRLQEPEGHALKTPAPLMLVAEFGPDTRAQRDDMAPIAPLGHAPISGQHGSMEPIGGYIRNPQHGQELPPMQPVGQPHAPVPPQGPEPIVYQAPPAEQPMIHAPPSRANEYKQQYPHPPPPPPGPPVQEPHQGYYSYGGYMPEPRDIHMGSGRPIEPAYGSSRMSNYGPEAPGPGPAPTQAPPGPPPGPSGGYPLVYWPQQAPPPPPVAQAPPPPPSQHYVPQPPPRMPFSHNANAEPLPPLRPPRGRAQPVQDDMMRDPMIRPSVHGMGNYYNPAPSRSYHHGYPAQEPPLAPMQPLGTERILPNPQQPQSYMGPSGPGYASQILSPTFGNPQPMSGPMAQSPPGTPQGMHSSMHRHRSTPSGSSDAGSGKYRKLQPAPVPAHRAWSNKPELKTIPYDHKETGSSAALPSSGPTQIRGWNVNQPRKRSKADKQDRAEAGNDRDDSR; translated from the exons ATGGCTACTGAGAATGAATCGCCCGCTCGGGAGCCGGCCACTCGTGGGCGCGGCAGAGGTGGGCGCGGTGGCCGTGCTGGCCGAGGCCGAGGTGGCGGTCGAGGCGGtgcttcttctacttcagGCGTATCCAAAGCAAATTTCAACAAGGCCGGCCGTGGAGGCACCCGCAGAGGCCGAGCCAAGAGCTTCACAGACTCTCGCGTCCAGGCCGCCTATGAGCGCCAGAGAGATCTCAAGGCCACCTACCAAGCTGTGGCTCATGCCCTCAAGCCCGCTCTGCAGGAGCTTGCTGACCGGAGcatcgaggagctgctgcagaaatCAGACGGCCATCGATTTGCACCCGAGCACTGGCCTGTCGTGCTGGAGCTGAATCAGAGGCTGGCTAAGAAGCTAGATCTTTTCAACCGCCAGCTCGAGGCCAATCTGAGCCTCGCTGAAGGCACTTATAGTGCTGAGCAATATGTTCTAAAACAGGAATTTGAG AATGGCCTTGAGGACGTTACAGAACGATTTGACGACAGTCAAGCTAACCGTCTTCGTATCCTTTCTACACTGATTTCAAAAGATCTTCCAGTTGAT GTCCGTGATGACCAATATGAGTATAAAGTCATCACTGACAAATCTCTTGACGATGACTTCGGCATCTATGAATGCTACAAAGATGGCCACTTGGTCCCCTATCCCTCACGAGTTGAGGGCACTGACATGTGGCAAAGGGCCCGcgatgctgaggctgctgctgccactgcggcTGCCGCGAGCTCTTCCGGCTCCcgaggaggcagaggccgTGGCCGAGGTAGTAACAAACGCCGCGCCCAAGATCAGCCAGAAGGCCAACCGACACCAAAGAAGTCAACTCGCAGCAACTTTGATAgccagcttctgcaggcTGCTCCAATTGCTCCTGCCAAGGGTCTTCTCGCAACCGAAATTGAAGCCCACATCGAGGGTGCTCCAGCAGAAGAGGAGTCAGCCCCTGCGTCTCCCGAGCCTGTCAGTATGCCCAACGGCGCTACCTCCTCTGCTGTTGTCAAGTTCAACGGTAGACTGTCGGCTCGTGAAAAGAGTCCTCCTCTACCCAAGAATATTGGCGAACCCGATGAACATGGCTGCCGCACGTATAACCAGAGGCCGTCCATGAAAGATAAGGGGCTTTCTAGCCGTCTTCTCGCTCCACGTCTCTTCTCATTTGATGAATGGGACATTGGCTTCCGTGATAGTTCCAACGACTCTACCAAGGGCCACACCCGCGCCAAGCGAGGTAAATACCTCGACACGCCCAACAGCAATGGCATGCACTTCGACTACTGGTGCAACGGTTACGACTATTCCAATACCCGGGAATCTGATTTTGATCTGGCTCTCGTCAAAAAACATGGCGTTCACCCAAAGTATGGCATCTTCTTGCCTACCAGCACCAACGAACAAGGGCCTAGTACTCCGTTTGTCATGCCCGGAAAGCCGGTAGTCTATATTGCCGAACCTTCTGGACGCATCTCTCACGCTTCGCGCTCATACCAGAGGACGGTTAACAACCGTCGTGTGGTTGATGCGCCTGTGCGAGTGAAGATGAGTGCCACTATGCGCCGTTTCTGCAAAATCAACGGCATCCCCTTGGAAGATGTTGCCATCTCAGAGTATATGCCTACTGATGAGGAGCTTCGCGATCGATCCTTGGGCACAGCTGCATTGGAACTTGAATCTAAGCCTGAGATCGAAGAGGCTTCATCTACGACTGATGAGCAGCCGGTTGTTTCGGAGGAGGAGACAGCCGAGCCAACCCAAGGTGGCCTCGCCGCTCTTTCCGTCCTCACTTACGCGACTGCATTTGTTGAGGCCGAAGAGATTACACGAGCCGTCCCCCCGGCGCCCAAGCCCGCGCCCAAGCCTGCAAGATATGACGCCATTAGAGATGTCTTCACGGATTCCAAACCTGAGCAGGCGCCGGCCCCTGACACTCACAGTCTCTCCCTCAATTTCTTGGCTGAGTTGTGCAACGTTGAGACACGTTTACAGGAGCCTGAGGGCCATGCACTCAAGACACCTGCTCCTTTGATGCTCGTAGCCGAATTCGGACCCGACACAAGAGCGCAGCGCGATGATATGGCACCCATCGCACCTTTAGGACATGCTCCCATTAGCGGACAGCATGGCTCTATGGAGCCTATTGGGGGATACATTCGAAATCCCCAGCATGGGCAAGAGCTTCCACCAATGCAACCTGTTGGTCAGCCTCACGCGCCTGTTCCCCCTCAGGGACCAGAGCCCATCGTCTATCAGGCACCACCTGCTGAGCAGCCTATGATCCACGCACCACCCTCAAGAGCCAATGAGTATAAGCAGCAATATCCTCATCCGCCCCCTCCACCTCCGGGTCCTCCAGTTCAGGAACCTCATCAAGGCTATTACTCTTATGGTGGCTATATGCCGGAACCAAGAGATATTCATATGGGTTCTGGCCGTCCCATTGAACCGGCGTATGGAAGCAGCCGCATGTCAAACTATGGACCTGAAGCTCCTGGACCCGGCCCAGCTCCTACACAAGCCCCTCCTGGTCCTCCCCCGGGCCCCAGCGGAGGATATCCTCTTGTCTACTGGCCCCAGCaggctcctccgcctcctcccgTTGCtcaggctcctcctccaccgccaTCGCAGCATTATGTGCCACAGCCTCCACCAAGGATGCCTTTCTCTCATAATGCAAACGCTGAGCCTCTTCCGCCACTCAGGCCACCTCGAGGCCGCGCTCAGCCTGTTCAAGATGATATGATGCGCGACCCCATGATAAGGCCAAGTGTACACGGCATGGGTAACTACTATAACCCTGCTCCATCTCGATCTTACCATCATGGTTATCCAGCCCAGGAGCCTCCTCTCGCTCCTATGCAGCCACTTGGAACAGAAAGAATTCTGCCTAATCCTCAGCAGCCGCAGTCCTACATGGGACCATCTGGCCCCGGCTATGCCTCGCAGATCTTGTCACCGACTTTTGGCAATCCCCAGCCAATGTCCGGCCCTATGGCTCAGAGCCCCCCCGGAACACCACAGGGCATGCACAGTTCGATGCACCGCCATCGTTCTACACCTTCGGGGTCTTCAGATGCTGGATCCGGTAAATATCGTAAGCTACAGCCTGCTCCAGTGCCCGCACATCGAGCATGGTCAAACAAACCGGAGCTTAAGACTATTCCCTATGATCATAAAGAAACTGGCTCGTCTGCCGCTCTCCCAAGTTCCGGTCCAACGCAAATTAGGGGATGGAATGTGAACCAACCTCGGAAGCGAAGCAAGGCCGACAAGCAAGATAGAGCGGAAGCGGGAAATGACCGAGACGATTCCAGATAG
- a CDS encoding uncharacterized protein (EggNog:ENOG41) gives MAASFSLDEKRFVLAEMIKCSSVDVDMLIRFVESNVSDPNWMIMQIPPGRNLEQCMQVANRSPTAPNHRSAMSQNDHLANSGMNHSRQFAPRTSPGGQTPGVMPMSPVNMAPWPPADGAEDRRAPPYEAPNAPAPRKRGRPSRVDRNTAVPPRLANIAPRPPQSVPGSNTPRPILPAIQRQADTRSSQPPPPAQVPLMLDSPPSKKKRKTSAGAVLVSTPPPPPSVTTPPASVDHEKRPRESSEANSTNGRENIREMGQIQSPRPMPLEPEPRHHPSLMPVASAAPSQIKA, from the exons ATGGCTGCTTCTTTCAGCTTGGACGAAAAG CGATTTGTTCTCGCAGAGATGATCAAATGCAGCTCAGTTGATGTCGACATGTTGATACGATTTGTCGAGTCAAATGTGTCCGACCCCAACTGGATGATTATGCAAATCCCGCCAG GTCGCAATCTGGAACAGTGCATGCAAGTCGCGAATCGGTCGCCGACAGCCCCAAACCATAGATCCGCAATGTCTCAAAACGACCATCTGGCCAACAGCGGTATGAATCATTCAAGACAGTTTGCGCCGAGAACAAGTCCTGGTGGCCAAACTCCTGGGGTTATGCCAATGTCGCCCGTCAATATGGCTCCGTGGCCACCAGCGGATGGTGCTGAGGACAGACGTGCACCGCCCTACGAAGCTCCAAATGCCCCTGCTCCTAGAAAGAGAGGACGTCCTTCACGAGTAGACAGAAACACAGCTGTGCCTCCTCGTCTTGCCAACATCGCCCCCAGACCTCCTCAGTCCGTTCCGGGCTCTAACACACCTCGGCCTATTCTCCCGGCTATTCAGCGCCAAGCTGATACTCGAAGCTCTCAGCCGCCACCTCCAGCGCAGGTCCCACTAATGCTCGACTCTCCACcgagtaagaaaaaaagaaagacgagcGCAGGTGCAGTTTTGGTTTCCaccccgcctcctcctccttctgtTACCACACCTCCTGCGTCGGTGGATCACGAGAAACGACCA CGAGAGTCGAGCGAGGCAAATTCCACAAATGGACGTGAGAATATACGTGAGATGGGACAAATACAGTCTCCTCGCCCAATGCCGCTTGAACCGGAGCCACGACATCATCCCTCCCTCATGCCCGTAGCCTCCGCGGCACCATCTCAAATCAAAGCTTAA